One Telluria mixta DNA window includes the following coding sequences:
- a CDS encoding DUF4142 domain-containing protein — MQNKNTLKGLLAVSAVAAMFTAVGVHAQTAAVSQTPSQTGTSSTPGKQNTSGKTTREGTIDNTNSTGMENRANQTGAAGMTGHGAAGMLGQSSTSSSMGASGAGQAAAGAPASGAKLSASDEKAVKDMAMADMAEVETGKLALSKSQNADVKAFAQQMVDDHGQALSKVQALAQARGVTLPTELDAKHKAMSAKLEKLSGDAFDKAYMAGAGVKDHKDTKAKLTSDAKKIKDPDVKALADQHMPVVEQHLKSAQQMHMAKSGTTSGK, encoded by the coding sequence ATGCAGAACAAGAACACCTTGAAAGGGCTGCTGGCCGTGTCGGCAGTGGCCGCCATGTTCACTGCCGTCGGCGTCCACGCCCAGACGGCGGCGGTCAGCCAGACCCCGAGCCAGACGGGTACCAGCAGCACCCCCGGCAAACAGAACACCTCGGGTAAAACCACCCGCGAGGGCACCATCGACAACACCAACAGCACGGGCATGGAAAACCGCGCCAACCAGACCGGCGCGGCCGGCATGACCGGTCATGGCGCCGCGGGCATGTTGGGCCAGTCCTCGACCAGCTCGAGCATGGGCGCCAGTGGTGCCGGCCAGGCCGCAGCGGGTGCGCCAGCCAGCGGCGCCAAGCTGAGCGCGTCCGACGAGAAAGCCGTCAAGGACATGGCGATGGCAGACATGGCTGAAGTCGAGACCGGCAAGCTGGCCCTGAGCAAGAGCCAGAACGCCGACGTGAAAGCCTTCGCCCAGCAGATGGTCGACGACCACGGCCAGGCACTGTCTAAGGTGCAGGCGCTGGCTCAGGCGCGCGGCGTGACCCTGCCGACCGAGCTGGACGCCAAGCACAAGGCGATGTCCGCCAAGCTGGAAAAACTGAGCGGCGACGCGTTCGACAAGGCCTACATGGCAGGCGCCGGCGTGAAGGACCACAAGGACACCAAGGCCAAGCTGACCAGCGACGCCAAGAAGATCAAGGATCCGGACGTGAAGGCGCTCGCCGACCAGCACATGCCGGTCGTCGAGCAGCACCTGAAGTCGGCCCAGCAGATGCACATGGCTAAATCCGGAACGACTTCCGGTAAATAA
- a CDS encoding FMN-binding negative transcriptional regulator encodes MYVPTQFAVADQADMLDLIAANPLGALVRLGPGGLEGDHIPFELAAPTDAAPHGLLRAHVARANPIWRADDASVLVLFQGASSYVSPLLYDVETAGGRVVPTWNYQVVHAHGRLRAIDDPAWILGQMTRLTGRHEDARDGWKVEDAPREFIDRIVRTTVGIEIAIERLEAKFKMSQNRTPDERARVLAAMA; translated from the coding sequence ATGTACGTGCCGACGCAGTTTGCCGTGGCCGACCAGGCCGACATGCTGGACCTCATCGCCGCCAATCCGCTGGGCGCGCTCGTGCGCCTCGGCCCAGGCGGGCTGGAAGGAGACCACATCCCGTTCGAGCTGGCGGCGCCCACCGACGCGGCGCCGCACGGCCTGCTGCGTGCCCACGTGGCACGCGCGAATCCGATCTGGCGGGCGGACGATGCATCGGTGCTCGTGCTGTTCCAGGGCGCGTCCAGCTATGTGTCGCCGCTGCTGTACGACGTCGAGACGGCCGGGGGACGCGTGGTGCCGACGTGGAATTACCAGGTCGTCCATGCGCACGGACGGCTGCGCGCGATCGACGATCCGGCGTGGATTCTCGGCCAGATGACGCGGCTGACGGGGCGCCATGAAGATGCGCGCGACGGGTGGAAGGTAGAGGACGCGCCGCGCGAGTTCATCGACAGGATCGTGCGGACGACCGTCGGCATCGAGATCGCGATCGAGCGCCTCGAAGCGAAATTCAAGATGAGCCAGAACCGCACGCCCGACGAGCGGGCGCGCGTGCTGGCTGCGATGGCGTAG
- the pdxR gene encoding MocR-like pyridoxine biosynthesis transcription factor PdxR, with product MHVHDILAAATLERDTATPLFRQLYVHLKDAILDGRIAAGVRLPATRTLCGLLNVSRQTVLAAYEQLMAEGYLQGTVGKGTFVSASLPAGARAGDAAAAPMVRPLSARGELIAGGMARVLHHAGPLRAFRASMPGLDLFPFDVWRRLEARHWRHSTGALGYGPGAGYAPLRELLCAYLQASRGVQCTPDQVVITSGSQQALYLLAQLLLAPGEAMWIESPGYQGAVAPFTVAGARVCPVPVDDEGMDVAYAARHYPDARLAFATPSHQLPLGVTMSLRRRLELLRWAEANRAWIVEDDYDSEYRHTGPPLASLQSMDRAGCVIYVGTLSKVLFPALRLGYVVAPPALAAALARAKAVVDRHSPIVPQATLADFIAGGHFARHIRRTRDAYGERRQALVDALDARLKGRLRQGPSDAGLDLCVHFTERLDEETVAHHARDLGVDVRTLGYYTNPQAGAACAIDPGLLLGFSAFTPDVIRAGVADLEQAIERASV from the coding sequence ATGCACGTCCACGACATCCTCGCCGCCGCCACGCTCGAGCGCGACACGGCCACGCCCCTGTTCCGCCAGCTGTACGTCCATTTGAAGGACGCGATCCTCGACGGCCGCATCGCCGCCGGCGTGCGCCTGCCCGCCACGCGCACCCTGTGCGGCCTGTTGAACGTGTCGCGCCAGACCGTGCTGGCCGCGTACGAGCAGTTGATGGCCGAGGGCTATTTGCAGGGCACGGTGGGGAAGGGCACGTTCGTCAGCGCGTCGCTGCCGGCCGGTGCGCGCGCGGGCGACGCCGCCGCGGCGCCGATGGTGCGGCCGCTGTCGGCGCGCGGAGAGCTCATCGCGGGCGGCATGGCGCGCGTGCTGCATCACGCGGGGCCGCTGCGGGCCTTCCGTGCCAGCATGCCGGGGCTGGACCTGTTCCCGTTCGACGTCTGGCGCCGGCTGGAAGCGCGGCACTGGCGCCATTCGACCGGGGCGCTCGGCTACGGTCCCGGCGCCGGGTACGCGCCGCTGCGCGAGCTGCTGTGCGCCTATTTGCAGGCGTCGCGTGGCGTGCAGTGCACGCCGGACCAGGTGGTGATCACGTCCGGTTCGCAGCAGGCGCTGTACCTGCTGGCCCAGTTGCTGCTCGCGCCGGGCGAAGCGATGTGGATCGAATCGCCCGGCTACCAGGGCGCGGTGGCACCGTTCACGGTGGCCGGTGCGCGCGTCTGTCCCGTGCCCGTCGACGACGAGGGCATGGACGTCGCGTACGCGGCCCGGCACTACCCTGATGCGCGCCTCGCGTTCGCGACGCCGTCGCACCAGCTGCCGCTGGGCGTGACCATGAGCCTGCGCCGCCGCCTCGAACTGCTGCGCTGGGCCGAGGCGAACCGCGCATGGATCGTCGAGGACGATTACGACAGCGAATACCGTCACACCGGGCCGCCGCTCGCGTCGCTGCAAAGCATGGACCGCGCGGGCTGCGTGATCTACGTCGGCACCTTGTCGAAGGTGCTGTTTCCCGCGCTGCGCCTGGGCTACGTCGTGGCGCCGCCTGCGCTGGCTGCCGCGCTGGCGCGCGCAAAAGCCGTCGTCGACCGCCACAGCCCCATCGTGCCGCAGGCGACGCTGGCCGACTTCATCGCCGGCGGCCACTTCGCGCGCCACATCCGCCGCACCCGCGACGCGTATGGCGAGCGCCGCCAAGCCCTCGTCGATGCGCTCGATGCGCGCCTGAAAGGCCGGCTGCGCCAGGGCCCGTCGGACGCGGGCCTGGACCTGTGCGTGCATTTCACGGAGCGGCTGGACGAGGAGACGGTCGCGCATCACGCCCGCGATCTCGGCGTGGACGTGCGCACGCTGGGCTATTACACGAATCCGCAGGCGGGTGCCGCTTGCGCCATCGATCCCGGGCTGCTGCTGGGCTTTTCCGCGTTCACGCCGGACGTGATCCGTGCCGGCGTGGCCGACCTGGAACAAGCCATCGAGCGGGCATCAGTGTGA
- a CDS encoding MFS transporter, producing the protein MKTSSVTSPAALAAAATDLETRAYAKVTRRLVPFLMLCYLAAYLDRVNVGFAKLQMLSDLRWSDTVYGLGAGIFFLGYFLFEVPSNLILHRFGARRWLARIMITWAVISASFSVVGSPTAFYVMRFLLGVAEAGFAPGVILYITYWFPQARRAKVMALFFMAIPLASIVGAPLSGWILETFSGVHGLRGWQWLFALEALPSLLLGVAILFYLDDSIDAARWLAPDEKAVLQRNLASENGDKVAHHSAAAFLSDRRLWLLTAIYFCIVMGQYGITFWLPAIVRNAGVSGAGTVGLLAAIPYLVALACLPLIGRSSDRTKARRLHTGVPMLVAAAALFALPYTDGVGMALVLLSLAAAGAIGCTSQFWTLPTAFLGGMTAAAGIATINCIANLAGFFSPSLVGWLNDVTGKQGAGLMLTSSVLLVGACMLAFVPKQIVDR; encoded by the coding sequence ATGAAAACTTCTAGCGTCACATCGCCGGCCGCCCTGGCGGCCGCCGCCACCGACCTCGAAACGCGCGCCTACGCGAAAGTCACGCGCCGGCTCGTCCCCTTCCTCATGCTGTGCTACCTGGCAGCCTACCTCGACCGCGTGAACGTCGGCTTCGCCAAGCTGCAGATGCTGAGCGACCTGCGCTGGAGCGACACGGTCTACGGCCTCGGCGCCGGCATCTTCTTCCTCGGCTACTTCCTGTTCGAGGTACCCAGCAACCTGATCCTGCACCGCTTCGGCGCGCGCCGCTGGCTGGCGCGCATCATGATCACCTGGGCCGTCATCTCGGCCAGCTTCAGCGTCGTGGGCTCACCCACGGCGTTCTACGTCATGCGCTTCCTGCTCGGCGTCGCCGAAGCGGGTTTCGCGCCGGGTGTCATCCTGTACATCACCTACTGGTTCCCGCAGGCGCGCCGCGCCAAGGTGATGGCGCTGTTCTTCATGGCGATCCCGCTCGCGAGCATCGTCGGCGCGCCGCTGTCCGGCTGGATCCTCGAGACCTTCTCCGGCGTGCACGGCCTGCGCGGCTGGCAGTGGCTGTTCGCGCTGGAGGCGCTGCCCTCGCTGCTACTGGGCGTCGCGATCCTGTTCTACCTGGACGACAGCATCGACGCGGCCCGCTGGCTCGCGCCGGACGAAAAGGCCGTCCTGCAGCGCAATCTCGCCAGCGAGAACGGCGACAAGGTCGCGCACCACTCGGCCGCCGCGTTCCTGTCCGACCGCCGTTTGTGGCTGCTCACCGCGATCTACTTCTGCATCGTGATGGGCCAGTACGGCATCACGTTCTGGCTGCCGGCCATCGTCAGGAACGCGGGTGTCAGCGGCGCCGGCACCGTCGGCCTGCTGGCGGCGATCCCGTATCTGGTGGCCCTCGCCTGCCTGCCCCTGATCGGCCGCAGCTCCGACCGCACCAAGGCACGCCGCCTGCACACCGGCGTGCCGATGCTGGTGGCGGCGGCCGCGCTGTTCGCCCTGCCGTACACGGACGGCGTCGGTATGGCGCTCGTGCTGCTGAGCCTTGCCGCGGCCGGCGCGATCGGTTGCACGTCGCAGTTCTGGACCTTGCCCACCGCCTTCCTCGGCGGCATGACGGCGGCGGCGGGCATCGCCACCATCAACTGCATCGCCAACCTGGCCGGCTTCTTTTCCCCGTCCCTCGTCGGCTGGCTGAACGACGTCACCGGCAAGCAGGGCGCGGGCCTGATGCTCACGTCGAGCGTCCTGCTGGTGGGCGCCTGCATGCTGGCCTTCGTGCCGAAACAGATCGTCGACCGCTGA
- a CDS encoding transketolase, giving the protein MEHPHAALKSAAYRIRRYALRMGEVQGQGYVGQALGMADILAVAYRHALHYRPEAPEWEGRDRFLLSHGHYAIALYAALLEAGILPEEELETYGSDDSRLPMSGMATYTPGMEISGGSLGQGLTIAVGMALGLRQKNNPAFVYNSMSDGELDEGSTWEAALSAAHFGLGNLITLVDINNQQADGPSTKILGFEPLVQKWESFGWFVQRADGNDIGAVLAAFDAARNHPKAQPRVILFDTLMGSGVPFLEQRDKNHFIRVEADEWQQAIAILDARHAGDQS; this is encoded by the coding sequence ATGGAACATCCGCACGCCGCCCTGAAGAGCGCGGCCTACCGCATCCGCCGCTACGCCCTGCGCATGGGCGAGGTCCAGGGCCAGGGCTATGTCGGGCAGGCGCTCGGCATGGCCGACATCCTCGCCGTCGCTTACCGGCACGCGCTGCATTATCGGCCGGAAGCGCCGGAATGGGAAGGCCGTGACCGATTCCTGCTGTCGCACGGCCATTATGCGATCGCGCTGTACGCCGCGCTGCTGGAAGCGGGCATCCTGCCGGAAGAGGAACTCGAGACCTACGGCAGCGACGACAGCCGCCTGCCGATGTCCGGCATGGCCACCTACACGCCCGGCATGGAAATCTCCGGCGGCTCGCTGGGCCAGGGCCTCACGATCGCCGTCGGCATGGCGCTGGGCCTGCGCCAGAAGAACAATCCGGCGTTCGTCTACAACTCGATGTCCGACGGCGAGCTCGACGAAGGCTCGACGTGGGAAGCGGCGCTGTCCGCGGCCCACTTCGGCCTCGGCAACCTCATCACGCTCGTCGACATCAACAACCAGCAGGCGGACGGCCCGTCGACGAAAATCCTCGGCTTCGAGCCGCTCGTGCAGAAGTGGGAATCGTTCGGCTGGTTCGTGCAGCGCGCCGACGGCAACGACATCGGCGCCGTGCTGGCCGCCTTCGATGCCGCGCGCAATCATCCGAAGGCGCAGCCGCGCGTGATCCTGTTCGACACGCTGATGGGCAGCGGGGTGCCATTCCTCGAACAACGCGACAAGAACCATTTCATCCGCGTCGAAGCCGACGAATGGCAGCAGGCCATCGCCATCCTCGACGCCCGCCACGCAGGAGACCAGTCATGA
- a CDS encoding LysR substrate-binding domain-containing protein yields MKPVQRYRALRKASLKGLQAFEAAYMHRSFAAAAQELSITSSAVSHSIQTLEEALGTLLFERARRGVVPTAEGARLYDVIRRSFADIDDELRTILDRSSRQQVVTIQCAPSYAAIWIMPRLPAFLRAHPEIDVRLWAVHQAPDFSSSGVDVAVTYGRPPASTGVHIEPISESERYVPVCSPGLVEGWTLPLPPGDIENFYLIQNDVSLTSWDDWIARFAPDCGSPVRGLRLDRAFMTLSAAENGLGMCIESTVLVHDYLRQGKLVCPFGELAIEATAHHLVVPKSREGLQGVRTVVEWIRGFADFSE; encoded by the coding sequence ATGAAACCAGTTCAGCGATACCGCGCGTTGCGCAAGGCTTCACTCAAGGGACTGCAGGCGTTCGAGGCGGCCTACATGCACCGGTCGTTCGCGGCGGCCGCGCAGGAACTGTCGATCACGTCGTCCGCCGTCAGCCATTCGATCCAGACCTTGGAAGAGGCGCTGGGCACCCTGCTGTTCGAACGCGCGCGGCGCGGCGTCGTACCCACGGCGGAAGGGGCGCGCCTGTATGACGTGATCCGGCGTTCGTTCGCCGACATCGACGACGAGCTGCGCACGATCCTCGACCGCAGCAGCCGCCAGCAGGTGGTGACGATCCAGTGCGCGCCCAGCTACGCCGCGATCTGGATCATGCCGCGCCTGCCCGCGTTCCTGCGCGCCCATCCCGAGATCGACGTGCGGCTGTGGGCCGTGCACCAGGCGCCGGATTTTTCCAGCAGCGGCGTCGACGTGGCGGTGACGTATGGGCGGCCGCCGGCATCGACGGGCGTGCACATCGAGCCGATTTCGGAGAGCGAACGCTATGTGCCGGTGTGCAGTCCCGGGCTCGTGGAGGGCTGGACGCTGCCTTTGCCGCCGGGCGACATCGAGAATTTCTACCTGATCCAGAACGACGTCTCGCTGACGTCGTGGGACGACTGGATCGCGCGCTTCGCGCCGGATTGCGGCAGCCCCGTGCGGGGCCTGCGCCTGGACCGCGCCTTCATGACGCTCAGCGCGGCGGAAAACGGACTCGGCATGTGCATCGAGAGCACGGTGCTCGTGCACGATTACCTGCGGCAGGGGAAGCTGGTGTGCCCGTTCGGCGAACTCGCCATCGAGGCGACCGCGCACCACCTGGTCGTCCCGAAGAGCCGGGAAGGGTTGCAGGGGGTGCGGACGGTCGTGGAGTGGATCCGGGGATTCGCTGACTTCAGTGAATGA
- a CDS encoding transketolase family protein, with translation MSTATPNKPRLTTSAMIASIAAEGQRTQSAPFGNALVALARDRKDIVGMSADLAKYTDLHLFAQAYPERFFQMGMAEQLLMGAAGGMAKEGFTPFVTTYAVFASRRAYDFIHQVIAEENLNVKIACALPGLTTGYGPSHQATEDIAIFRGVPGLTIVDPCDALDTEQAVTAIAAHQGPVYMRLLRGKVPLVLDEYDYKFELGKAKLLRDGRDVLVISSGIMTMRALEVAEALKADNVGVAVLHTPTIKPLDEEAIIREAKRSGRLVVVAENHSVVGGLGEAVAGTLLRAGVAPAFRQIALPDAFLDAGALPTLHDRYGISTQAMAASIKSWLR, from the coding sequence ATGAGCACCGCAACCCCGAACAAACCGCGCCTGACCACGTCGGCGATGATCGCCTCCATCGCCGCCGAAGGCCAGCGCACGCAGAGCGCCCCGTTCGGCAACGCGCTGGTGGCACTGGCGCGCGACCGCAAGGACATCGTCGGCATGAGCGCCGACCTCGCCAAGTACACCGACCTGCACCTGTTCGCGCAGGCCTATCCGGAACGCTTCTTTCAGATGGGCATGGCGGAGCAGCTGCTGATGGGTGCCGCCGGCGGCATGGCCAAGGAAGGCTTTACGCCGTTCGTCACCACCTACGCCGTGTTCGCGTCGCGCCGCGCCTACGACTTCATCCACCAGGTCATCGCGGAAGAAAACCTGAACGTCAAGATCGCCTGCGCGCTGCCGGGCCTGACGACGGGCTACGGCCCCAGCCACCAGGCGACCGAGGACATCGCCATCTTCCGCGGCGTGCCGGGACTCACCATCGTCGACCCGTGCGACGCGCTCGACACTGAGCAGGCCGTGACCGCGATCGCGGCGCACCAGGGCCCCGTCTACATGCGCCTGCTGCGCGGCAAGGTGCCGCTCGTGCTGGACGAGTACGACTACAAGTTCGAACTCGGCAAGGCGAAACTGCTGCGCGACGGCCGCGACGTGCTCGTGATCTCCAGTGGCATCATGACGATGCGCGCGCTGGAAGTGGCCGAGGCGCTGAAGGCGGACAACGTCGGCGTGGCCGTGCTGCACACGCCCACCATCAAGCCGCTGGATGAGGAAGCGATCATCCGCGAAGCGAAGCGCAGCGGCCGGCTGGTCGTCGTGGCCGAGAACCATTCCGTCGTGGGCGGGCTCGGCGAAGCGGTCGCGGGCACGCTGCTGCGCGCGGGCGTGGCACCGGCATTCCGCCAGATCGCGCTGCCGGATGCCTTCCTCGACGCCGGCGCGCTGCCGACGCTGCACGACCGCTACGGCATCTCGACGCAGGCGATGGCCGCCAGCATCAAGTCCTGGCTGCGCTGA
- a CDS encoding porin has translation MKASPLHLAWCLAVCAGAQAQSNVTVYGLVDMNAGWTSNLAPNGGNTLRVNSGGMNTSRLGFLGSEDLGGGTKALFQLEMGIAADTGVADNPLFKRQATVGLTGRWGTLLLGRAFTTVYDFVLPYDPMGYAPMYSWAPAGNASGASKYGMTLAFDNMVKYAGKVGNLSVGASYGAGEQAATGDGAKGAVAANYAAGPVSVVATYERVKGNRSDVATVWHLGALVDTGRLKLQAAMRDYRLDPSAPGPDVRARLYWGGANYLVTPGLTATGAVYYQDVRNVPRGTDADPVMIVGRLRYALSKRTDLYLTGAYAKARHGQLVSLARDEAGFGSTQRSIVAGMQHRF, from the coding sequence ATGAAAGCATCGCCATTGCACCTGGCGTGGTGCCTGGCCGTCTGCGCCGGCGCGCAGGCCCAGTCGAACGTAACCGTCTACGGCCTCGTCGACATGAACGCCGGCTGGACCTCGAACCTGGCGCCGAACGGCGGCAATACGCTGCGCGTGAATTCGGGCGGCATGAACACGTCGCGCCTCGGCTTCCTCGGCAGCGAAGACCTCGGCGGCGGCACGAAAGCCTTGTTTCAACTTGAGATGGGCATCGCGGCCGACACGGGCGTCGCCGACAACCCGCTGTTCAAGCGCCAGGCCACCGTCGGCCTGACGGGACGCTGGGGCACGCTGCTGCTCGGCCGCGCATTCACGACAGTCTACGACTTCGTGCTGCCCTACGACCCGATGGGCTATGCGCCGATGTATTCTTGGGCGCCCGCCGGCAATGCGAGCGGCGCCAGCAAGTACGGCATGACGCTGGCGTTCGACAACATGGTCAAGTACGCAGGCAAGGTCGGCAACCTGAGTGTCGGCGCCAGCTACGGCGCGGGCGAGCAGGCGGCGACGGGCGACGGCGCCAAGGGTGCGGTGGCCGCGAATTATGCGGCCGGGCCGGTGTCCGTCGTGGCGACGTACGAACGGGTGAAAGGAAACCGGAGCGACGTCGCGACGGTCTGGCATCTGGGCGCGCTGGTCGACACGGGCCGCCTGAAGCTGCAGGCCGCGATGCGCGACTACCGGCTCGATCCATCGGCGCCTGGACCGGACGTGCGTGCGCGCCTGTACTGGGGCGGTGCCAACTACCTCGTCACACCAGGGCTGACCGCGACCGGCGCCGTCTACTACCAGGACGTGAGGAACGTCCCGCGCGGGACCGACGCCGACCCGGTCATGATCGTAGGGCGCCTTCGCTACGCACTGTCGAAGCGGACGGACCTGTATCTGACGGGGGCGTATGCGAAGGCACGGCACGGCCAGCTCGTGAGCCTCGCGCGCGACGAAGCCGGCTTCGGCAGCACGCAGCGCAGCATCGTCGCCGGCATGCAGCACCGCTTCTGA
- a CDS encoding OsmC family protein, with product MKRFEATLAWQRGDQAFTDLRYSRAHRWHFDGGIDVPASSSPLSVPVPLSDPAAVDPEEALVAAAASCHMLFFLSLAAARGYVVDRYLDHAVGLLDTGPDGRPAITRIVLDPVIAFDGERQPDRAALAELHHEAHARCYIANSLKGDVVVEGYE from the coding sequence ATGAAACGATTCGAAGCCACCCTGGCCTGGCAGCGCGGCGACCAGGCCTTCACCGACCTGCGCTACAGCCGCGCGCACCGCTGGCACTTCGACGGCGGCATCGACGTGCCGGCCTCGTCGTCGCCATTGTCCGTGCCCGTGCCGCTGTCCGACCCGGCCGCCGTCGATCCGGAAGAGGCCCTCGTCGCGGCGGCCGCCAGCTGCCACATGCTGTTCTTCCTGTCGCTCGCGGCCGCGCGCGGCTACGTCGTCGACCGCTACCTCGATCACGCCGTCGGCCTGCTCGATACCGGTCCGGACGGACGCCCGGCCATCACCCGCATCGTGCTCGATCCCGTCATCGCGTTCGACGGAGAGCGGCAGCCCGACCGCGCCGCGCTGGCCGAACTGCATCACGAAGCGCACGCGCGCTGCTACATCGCCAATTCGCTGAAGGGAGACGTTGTCGTGGAGGGCTACGAATAA
- a CDS encoding SDR family NAD(P)-dependent oxidoreductase, protein MLLKERVAIVTGGAGVNGLGFATARMLAEHGARVVILDLPGANPAGAAAELGAGHLGLAADITDKVQCDAAARAVLERYGRIDILFNNAGITQPRKTLDISAADYDAVLDVSLRGTLLMSQAVLPAMQQQQSGSIVNTSSVSAQRGGGILGGPHYSAAKAGVLGLTRAMAREFGPDGIRVNAITPGLIATDIIKGKLTEERKGEIASDIPLARLGRASDIAGAVVFLASDLSAYCTGITLDVNGGMLIH, encoded by the coding sequence ATGTTACTCAAGGAACGCGTGGCGATCGTCACGGGCGGCGCCGGCGTCAACGGCCTCGGTTTTGCAACGGCGCGCATGCTGGCCGAACACGGCGCCCGCGTCGTCATCCTCGACCTGCCCGGCGCCAATCCGGCCGGCGCGGCCGCGGAACTGGGCGCGGGCCACCTCGGCCTCGCGGCCGACATCACGGACAAGGTGCAATGCGACGCCGCCGCCCGCGCCGTGCTGGAGCGCTACGGCCGCATCGACATCCTGTTCAACAATGCCGGCATCACCCAGCCGCGCAAGACGCTCGACATCTCCGCGGCCGACTACGACGCCGTGCTGGACGTGAGCCTGCGCGGCACGCTGCTGATGTCGCAGGCCGTGCTGCCCGCCATGCAGCAGCAGCAGAGCGGCAGCATCGTCAACACGTCATCCGTGTCGGCGCAGCGCGGCGGCGGCATTCTCGGCGGCCCGCATTACTCGGCCGCGAAGGCCGGCGTGCTGGGCCTGACCCGGGCGATGGCGCGCGAATTCGGCCCGGACGGCATCCGCGTCAACGCGATCACGCCGGGCCTGATCGCCACCGACATCATCAAGGGCAAGCTGACGGAAGAGAGAAAAGGCGAGATCGCCAGCGACATCCCGCTGGCGCGCCTGGGCCGTGCGAGCGACATCGCCGGGGCCGTCGTGTTCCTCGCCAGCGATTTGTCCGCCTACTGCACCGGCATCACGCTGGACGTCAACGGCGGCATGCTCATTCACTGA
- a CDS encoding c-type cytochrome, whose translation MNRLALVLAALLLAGCGDANRAPAGLQGDAARGRIALAQYGCRACHMIPGVTGSKVYVGRPLEEMAKRPVIAGTLPNNQANLVRWIRNPQAIDPRTAMPVLGVSERDAVDMSAWLLSH comes from the coding sequence GAACCGGCTTGCTCTGGTACTGGCAGCGCTCCTGCTCGCCGGCTGCGGCGATGCCAACCGCGCGCCCGCCGGCCTGCAGGGGGACGCGGCGCGCGGCCGCATCGCCCTCGCGCAATACGGCTGCCGCGCATGCCACATGATCCCGGGCGTGACCGGATCGAAGGTCTACGTGGGGCGGCCGCTCGAAGAGATGGCCAAGCGCCCCGTCATCGCGGGCACGCTGCCGAACAACCAGGCGAACCTCGTGCGCTGGATCCGCAACCCGCAGGCCATCGACCCGCGCACTGCGATGCCCGTGCTGGGGGTGTCCGAGCGGGATGCGGTCGACATGAGTGCCTGGCTGCTGTCACACTGA